The following proteins come from a genomic window of Brevinematia bacterium:
- a CDS encoding thioesterase family protein produces the protein MISETRIRVRYSETDQMGVVYYANYFIWMEIGRTDLIRKWGITYKEIEERGFLLPVIYASAKFLGSAYYDDEIIIQSALVELTKTRVSIGYKIFRADKEVKLICVGISDLVFLDKSSRKVVKAPSFFVELMKVEDTEEYREFVEFVRTSLAQK, from the coding sequence ATGATCAGTGAAACCAGGATAAGAGTTAGATATTCAGAAACAGATCAGATGGGGGTAGTATACTATGCAAACTACTTTATCTGGATGGAGATTGGTAGAACCGATCTTATAAGGAAGTGGGGAATAACCTACAAAGAAATTGAAGAAAGGGGATTCCTTCTACCAGTTATTTATGCCTCAGCTAAGTTTTTAGGCTCTGCTTACTACGATGACGAGATTATCATTCAAAGTGCATTAGTGGAACTTACTAAAACCAGAGTAAGCATCGGGTATAAGATCTTCAGAGCAGACAAGGAAGTGAAACTTATATGCGTAGGAATATCAGATCTTGTATTTCTGGACAAGAGTAGCAGAAAAGTTGTCAAGGCTCCATCGTTTTTCGTTGAACTAATGAAAGTAGAAGACACAGAGGAATATAGGGAATTTGTTGAGTTTGTAAGGACTTCTTTAGCCCAGAAATAA
- a CDS encoding lysophospholipid acyltransferase family protein produces MKKKLAYLMKILFTVYLFLALIPLTIIFGILGITLTFFSRNLAHYVEKMYFNTILTLTFTRVEISGLENLESGKNYIVTANHQSAFDILVLSAKLPLQIRWVSKESVFRIPIIGQFMRLMGYIPIPREKLKESVSLMKKMATKTDGSPTIFPEGTRSEDGRLQKFKRGFVILARTTKLDVLPVVIKGTIEIMRKGSLLVTPFRSVKVKILSPISNEEVTNNEEIINELRRIYLVNLEQENHQP; encoded by the coding sequence ATGAAGAAAAAGTTAGCCTATCTCATGAAAATTTTGTTTACAGTTTACCTCTTTTTAGCGCTAATTCCCCTTACAATCATATTCGGAATCCTAGGAATAACCCTAACCTTTTTCTCAAGAAATCTAGCCCATTATGTTGAGAAAATGTATTTCAACACAATACTTACCCTTACTTTTACACGTGTAGAAATCTCTGGACTTGAAAACCTAGAGAGTGGTAAAAATTATATAGTCACCGCAAATCACCAAAGTGCATTTGACATCTTAGTTCTTTCCGCAAAGTTACCCTTGCAAATAAGGTGGGTCTCCAAAGAATCTGTATTCAGAATACCTATAATTGGACAATTCATGAGGCTTATGGGGTATATACCAATACCCAGAGAAAAGCTAAAAGAGTCAGTGAGCCTTATGAAAAAAATGGCTACCAAAACAGACGGTAGCCCAACTATATTTCCTGAAGGGACAAGGTCAGAAGATGGAAGATTACAAAAATTCAAAAGAGGCTTTGTTATCCTTGCTAGAACTACCAAACTAGATGTGCTACCCGTCGTGATAAAAGGAACCATAGAAATTATGAGAAAAGGCTCTCTTCTAGTAACACCCTTTAGAAGTGTAAAGGTAAAAATCCTATCACCTATAAGTAACGAAGAAGTTACAAACAACGAAGAAATCATAAACGAGCTTAGAAGAATATACTTAGTTAACCTTGAGCAAGAAAATCATCAGCCTTAA
- a CDS encoding cyclic nucleotide-binding domain-containing protein — protein MDGGMTFKVVKYRQGSYVMIEGDKIPEEFYIIQDGKVQVFETIDPIIRGTKEGTTLYKGDFFGVVSCMSKRSNMETVLVLEDTSLLSIHRSQFGELIQKSTPIAIKILRSFSQKLREYDSTLTKLTFKSQVDEDPYYLFNIAEFYYSKKMMEQAAYAYKKYIEYCPDGGYVSVAKMKLASIDPIIAMAEPEVDPSRSVERYHDGQVIFCEHEYGEKAYVILKGNVRITKFVNGNEVLLAVLKEGDIFGEMSILENRPRSATATAVGNVELLFVKRGNFEAMVHTRPEIATRIIELLSDRIWAIYRQLANIALKEPNARIYDALMIQIEKNRIPIKPMESFKLNFSIEDLIKFLGYTMEEGKKYIKNILDNDKNITISQDGKIVVNDLEKLLKDVTFYKKKLLMELKIQISRQQGKT, from the coding sequence ATGGACGGTGGAATGACTTTCAAGGTAGTTAAATACCGGCAAGGAAGTTACGTGATGATAGAAGGTGACAAGATTCCAGAGGAGTTTTATATAATCCAAGATGGTAAAGTGCAAGTGTTTGAAACAATTGACCCTATAATAAGGGGAACAAAAGAAGGAACAACTCTCTATAAAGGTGATTTTTTCGGTGTAGTATCCTGCATGAGTAAGAGAAGCAACATGGAAACGGTTTTAGTTCTGGAGGATACCTCTTTATTGTCAATCCACAGATCTCAGTTTGGAGAACTGATACAGAAGAGCACTCCTATCGCTATAAAAATCCTTAGATCATTCAGTCAAAAGCTTAGAGAATATGACTCAACTCTGACAAAACTCACTTTTAAGTCTCAGGTTGATGAAGATCCCTACTACCTTTTCAACATAGCTGAATTTTATTACTCCAAGAAGATGATGGAGCAAGCAGCTTATGCCTACAAAAAATACATAGAATACTGCCCAGACGGCGGTTATGTATCAGTAGCTAAGATGAAGCTCGCTTCTATTGACCCTATCATAGCAATGGCTGAACCCGAAGTTGATCCTTCAAGATCGGTTGAAAGATACCACGACGGCCAAGTTATTTTCTGCGAGCACGAATACGGGGAAAAGGCCTATGTTATACTAAAAGGCAATGTAAGAATAACAAAATTTGTAAATGGAAACGAAGTATTACTAGCAGTTCTTAAGGAAGGAGATATCTTTGGAGAAATGTCAATTCTTGAAAATAGACCCAGAAGCGCAACAGCTACAGCCGTTGGAAATGTAGAACTACTCTTTGTAAAGAGAGGAAACTTTGAAGCTATGGTTCATACAAGACCTGAAATAGCTACCAGAATAATAGAATTACTAAGCGACAGAATATGGGCAATATACCGCCAACTTGCAAATATAGCACTCAAAGAACCTAATGCAAGGATCTATGACGCCTTGATGATACAAATAGAGAAAAATAGAATTCCGATAAAACCCATGGAATCATTTAAGTTGAACTTCTCCATTGAGGATCTAATAAAGTTTCTTGGATATACTATGGAAGAAGGCAAGAAATATATAAAGAACATCCTTGATAACGACAAAAATATCACCATATCCCAGGACGGCAAAATAGTAGTAAATGATCTTGAGAAACTACTCAAGGATGTAACTTTCTACAAGAAAAAGCTTCTAATGGAACTGAAAATCCAGATAAGCAGACAGCAAGGAAAAACTTGA
- a CDS encoding tetratricopeptide repeat protein, which yields MKVLIVVFLMLFLFSHEGGAQNVSLITYGVEDGDVFVKWKSAEKGINFSVYRSAVMISNVASFSNNLSSVYKLGTFSQAELRREKEYFYLIDPKPNVGTNYYFIFGNKNGEDIIEFIPEQNYSSGFIVYIPLPKVSVELVRGVNNAIIRWEKVEGAEGYLVYKLRDSFSGNLSKVQPLVQLTSNETIFFDVIPSDTNFFYVVVPFTKHYTNYYFSRKYNGIFMEMSKRDFLEGQTYGQKFVEVKSHLQNLREIALTNHVTNYVTNFATNYVTVYTTNEVVLFQTNTVTLTNLVFYTNMESRVVDNIGNQKTVQEIKPLYTAPLSQEYVQPYDLELQQLQVKLKYIVLKFFNKKDYSTARSMLRELLSEVREDSELKGRIMIYLARAEYILGNREEAIATLFRAVKILPEEAGFWLDRFLVNR from the coding sequence ATGAAGGTGCTAATTGTTGTTTTCCTAATGCTGTTTTTGTTTTCTCATGAGGGAGGGGCACAAAATGTATCTTTGATAACTTACGGTGTAGAAGATGGCGATGTTTTTGTGAAGTGGAAGTCTGCTGAAAAGGGTATAAATTTTTCAGTGTATCGTAGTGCTGTTATGATCTCAAATGTTGCTTCATTTTCAAACAACTTAAGTTCTGTATACAAATTGGGGACTTTTTCACAAGCTGAGTTGAGGAGAGAGAAAGAATATTTCTACCTTATAGATCCAAAGCCTAATGTTGGCACAAATTATTATTTCATTTTTGGTAACAAGAATGGTGAAGATATTATTGAGTTTATACCAGAGCAAAATTATTCCTCTGGATTTATAGTATATATTCCGCTGCCGAAGGTTTCGGTTGAGCTTGTAAGGGGTGTGAACAATGCTATAATAAGGTGGGAGAAGGTGGAGGGTGCCGAAGGGTATCTGGTTTATAAGTTAAGAGATAGTTTTAGTGGGAACCTTTCTAAAGTTCAACCTTTGGTTCAACTTACATCCAATGAAACTATATTTTTTGATGTAATTCCTTCTGATACTAACTTTTTTTATGTTGTTGTTCCTTTTACTAAGCACTATACTAACTACTACTTTTCTAGGAAATACAATGGTATATTTATGGAGATGTCAAAAAGGGACTTTCTAGAAGGTCAGACTTACGGTCAAAAGTTTGTGGAGGTAAAATCGCACTTGCAGAATCTTAGAGAAATAGCTCTTACTAATCATGTAACTAATTACGTGACTAATTTTGCAACTAATTATGTAACTGTTTATACAACCAATGAGGTTGTGCTTTTTCAGACCAATACAGTTACACTGACTAACTTAGTCTTCTATACTAATATGGAATCCAGAGTCGTTGACAATATTGGGAATCAGAAGACTGTTCAAGAGATAAAGCCTCTCTATACTGCTCCTTTGTCTCAGGAGTATGTCCAACCTTATGATTTGGAATTGCAACAACTACAGGTTAAACTGAAATATATAGTTTTGAAGTTTTTCAATAAGAAGGATTATTCTACTGCCAGGAGTATGCTTAGAGAATTACTGAGTGAAGTGAGAGAAGATTCTGAGTTGAAGGGCAGGATCATGATATACTTAGCAAGGGCTGAATATATTCTGGGTAATAGGGAGGAGGCCATAGCTACTCTTTTCAGGGCTGTGAAGATACTACCAGAGGAGGCAGGATTTTGGTTGGATAGGTTTTTAGTGAATAGGTGA
- a CDS encoding putative sugar nucleotidyl transferase: MIVLFEEKKSVNCLKPFSLTRPIQDLKSGFLTVSERISFMYNSEVKLLTRSEMMFHFPETRILSFQDITRKNNIIFLNSSYFCPKENFVDTMNTVATFDGRVIFLHIDSSEINSPELLLEGLYENDLQKVKDALDTSIQEVNLKEISNFVFYPWDLVYLNTFLMKLDFELILKHSLDASLSKNLEDLEIEGSSEFVIVSRKASISKGVFIDVTEGPVFIDAEARISPLTVITGPAYIGKKTVVSQARIREGSNIRNVCKVSGEIEESIIDSFSNKNHEGFIGHSYIGQWVNIGAMATNSDLKNTYDEVKVFLSPNEVINTGLLKVGCFIGDFSKIGIGVLINTGTVIGVGANVFFEGELVRKYVPNFAWGGKEPYRKFPLPRLMSMIKTMFSRRGKEVNESIEFILANLYNQVQS, from the coding sequence ATGATAGTGCTTTTTGAAGAAAAAAAATCGGTAAATTGCCTTAAACCTTTTTCTCTAACAAGACCTATACAAGATCTCAAAAGTGGATTCTTGACAGTATCGGAAAGAATATCCTTTATGTATAATTCCGAAGTTAAGCTACTTACAAGAAGTGAAATGATGTTTCACTTTCCCGAAACAAGAATACTTTCATTTCAGGACATAACCAGAAAAAATAACATCATATTTCTAAACTCATCCTACTTCTGTCCAAAAGAGAATTTTGTTGATACCATGAACACCGTTGCTACCTTTGACGGCAGAGTGATATTTCTACACATTGATTCTTCAGAAATTAATTCCCCTGAGCTACTCTTAGAAGGCTTGTACGAAAACGATCTTCAGAAAGTAAAAGATGCACTTGATACTAGCATCCAAGAGGTAAATCTTAAGGAGATAAGCAACTTTGTCTTCTATCCTTGGGATTTAGTCTACCTTAATACCTTCCTAATGAAGCTTGACTTTGAGCTAATACTGAAACATTCCCTAGATGCTAGTCTGAGTAAAAACTTGGAGGATTTGGAAATAGAGGGAAGTAGCGAGTTTGTTATAGTTTCCAGAAAAGCAAGTATTTCCAAAGGAGTATTTATTGACGTAACCGAAGGTCCTGTTTTCATAGACGCAGAAGCGAGAATATCACCTCTTACAGTCATAACAGGTCCAGCATATATTGGCAAAAAGACTGTAGTTAGTCAAGCTAGAATAAGAGAAGGAAGCAACATAAGGAATGTATGCAAGGTATCTGGCGAAATAGAGGAAAGCATAATTGACTCATTTTCAAACAAGAATCACGAAGGATTTATTGGACATTCTTACATTGGGCAATGGGTAAACATTGGCGCAATGGCTACAAACAGCGATCTTAAAAACACCTACGACGAGGTAAAAGTTTTCCTGTCACCTAACGAGGTTATCAACACTGGACTTCTTAAAGTAGGGTGCTTCATAGGAGATTTCTCAAAAATAGGAATAGGTGTTCTCATCAACACTGGAACCGTCATAGGAGTTGGAGCAAATGTATTTTTTGAAGGCGAATTAGTGAGAAAATATGTTCCCAATTTCGCATGGGGTGGCAAAGAACCTTACAGAAAATTCCCACTACCAAGACTTATGAGCATGATCAAAACTATGTTTTCAAGAAGAGGAAAAGAAGTTAACGAATCTATTGAATTCATCTTAGCAAACCTATATAATCAAGTACAGAGCTAG
- the rpmJ gene encoding 50S ribosomal protein L36, giving the protein MKVRASVKPICEKCKVVKRKGRVMVICENAKHKQRQKGGRVSWHV; this is encoded by the coding sequence ATGAAGGTGAGGGCTTCGGTTAAACCTATATGTGAGAAATGCAAAGTAGTGAAGAGGAAGGGGAGAGTTATGGTTATCTGTGAGAATGCTAAGCATAAGCAAAGGCAGAAAGGAGGTAGAGTGTCATGGCACGTATAG
- the rpsM gene encoding 30S ribosomal protein S13: MARIAGVELPNKRLLVALRYIFGIGKSLAYSIPKKLGIDPNKKVSELTEEEFNKLKNEIEKNYKVEGDLRTEIKINVKRLIDIGCYRGIRHKKGLPVRGQRTRTNARTRKGPRPHRLGKKEKK, translated from the coding sequence ATGGCACGTATAGCGGGAGTTGAGCTTCCTAACAAAAGGTTACTTGTTGCCCTTAGGTATATATTTGGAATTGGTAAATCCTTAGCTTACAGTATACCAAAGAAGCTAGGAATTGACCCAAATAAGAAAGTTTCTGAGCTTACTGAGGAGGAATTCAATAAGCTTAAGAACGAAATAGAGAAAAACTATAAAGTTGAAGGAGATTTGAGAACGGAGATAAAGATTAATGTAAAGAGGTTGATAGACATCGGTTGCTATAGAGGAATAAGACATAAGAAAGGGTTACCAGTCAGAGGACAGAGGACAAGAACTAACGCAAGGACTAGAAAAGGTCCAAGGCCTCATAGATTAGGTAAGAAAGAGAAAAAATGA
- a CDS encoding DUF4340 domain-containing protein, protein MRGKTLTILSLLLVLAVLLLVFFIFERGEVKVLKKQKFLVGEFTHQDVSFVSVYFRDYYDRTKEYRYTLFKSNDTWFVSHSNVVDRVDPKLGNFVVNILGDIESLGTISSNEVEDINVAFGFNIPNAEIEFDVRGKTNRLRVGNLAPTKDYYYTLLNDNYATIYLVYAYKIDNILKYPYEIRDRNIFTYQWTNVMGFEYKPVSSTNVFVFTNSNKVWFLLQPLHKEVDSVFVETEFLKNLRSIQIEYFIDRDDRRYSLFIPKTNSPISYIRLYNAGERFLLLVLTNISTNFYCFDPQRNVLFAIDYESTKSLFASGYERFVKITN, encoded by the coding sequence ATGAGGGGGAAGACATTAACGATACTTTCCCTCCTTCTTGTTCTTGCTGTTCTTTTGTTAGTCTTTTTCATTTTTGAGAGAGGAGAGGTAAAGGTACTCAAAAAGCAGAAATTTTTAGTCGGGGAATTTACCCACCAAGATGTCTCTTTTGTTTCGGTATATTTTAGGGATTATTATGATAGGACCAAGGAGTATAGATATACTCTGTTTAAGTCAAACGACACTTGGTTTGTTTCACATTCAAATGTTGTTGATAGAGTGGATCCGAAGTTAGGTAATTTCGTGGTCAACATTTTAGGCGATATTGAGAGCTTAGGAACTATATCCTCAAATGAGGTAGAGGACATTAATGTTGCTTTTGGGTTTAATATTCCTAATGCTGAAATAGAATTTGATGTTAGGGGGAAGACAAATAGGCTTAGAGTGGGTAATTTAGCTCCTACGAAGGACTATTACTATACCTTGCTTAACGATAACTATGCTACTATTTACCTTGTATATGCATACAAAATAGACAATATTCTCAAGTATCCTTATGAGATAAGGGATAGGAACATCTTTACTTACCAGTGGACGAATGTTATGGGGTTTGAGTATAAGCCGGTTTCGTCAACAAACGTGTTTGTTTTTACAAACAGTAATAAAGTTTGGTTCTTGTTACAACCTTTGCACAAAGAAGTAGATTCTGTTTTTGTAGAGACTGAATTTCTCAAAAACTTAAGGAGCATTCAAATAGAATACTTTATAGATAGGGATGACAGGAGGTATTCATTATTCATACCAAAAACCAATTCTCCTATTTCTTATATAAGGCTTTACAACGCTGGGGAACGATTCTTATTGCTTGTGCTTACCAACATTTCAACTAACTTCTACTGTTTTGACCCGCAGAGGAATGTATTGTTTGCAATAGATTACGAGAGCACGAAGAGTTTATTTGCGAGTGGTTACGAAAGGTTTGTTAAAATTACTAACTGA
- a CDS encoding mannose-1-phosphate guanylyltransferase: protein MRCVVIMAGGRGERFWPKSRSSYPKQFLNLFGDRSMIQHTYARVSELVDEDKIFVVTSSDLVELVEEQLPSLRQENIIVEPLPRNTASAIGLSAVYVRKYLGDCTMFVTPSDHYIGGVDKFLNTVDAGFSVAEKYLSLVTIGIKPSRPDTGYGYIEVGNVIDSFLGRNVFEVRRFVEKPSYDKAVEYLSSGKFFWNSGMFVWKVSVILEEISKCMPALTEALLNIDEAIGKEYEGEVVLREFEKLESISIDYGVMEKSKSVLCVKGDFEWDDVGSWSAVYRLNERDGNGNTIEGNVITYNVKDSLIIGETTGVIAVSCLEDVIVVKDGDNVLITKKSEDQSIRELVRLMKSQDKYAKYL, encoded by the coding sequence ATGCGGTGTGTGGTGATAATGGCTGGTGGGAGAGGAGAGAGATTCTGGCCCAAAAGTAGAAGTTCTTATCCAAAGCAATTTCTTAATCTTTTTGGCGACAGATCCATGATACAGCACACTTACGCTAGGGTTAGTGAATTAGTGGATGAGGATAAGATTTTTGTTGTTACCTCTTCTGATCTAGTTGAATTGGTTGAGGAGCAGTTACCCTCGCTTAGGCAAGAGAACATAATTGTTGAGCCTTTGCCGAGGAATACCGCTTCTGCTATCGGATTGTCTGCAGTTTATGTAAGGAAGTATCTCGGAGATTGTACCATGTTTGTCACTCCTTCGGATCACTACATCGGTGGTGTAGATAAGTTTTTGAATACCGTTGACGCAGGGTTCAGTGTTGCAGAGAAGTATCTTTCTTTGGTGACTATAGGTATAAAACCTTCAAGACCAGATACAGGGTATGGGTATATAGAAGTTGGAAATGTGATAGATTCTTTTCTTGGGAGAAATGTTTTTGAGGTAAGGAGATTTGTTGAGAAACCTTCTTATGATAAGGCGGTTGAATACCTAAGTAGCGGAAAATTTTTCTGGAATAGTGGGATGTTTGTTTGGAAGGTTTCTGTAATACTTGAGGAGATATCTAAATGCATGCCTGCTCTTACTGAAGCACTTCTTAACATTGATGAGGCTATAGGAAAGGAATACGAAGGGGAGGTTGTTCTTAGAGAGTTTGAGAAACTGGAAAGTATTTCTATTGACTATGGTGTTATGGAGAAGAGTAAGTCGGTTTTGTGTGTAAAAGGAGATTTTGAGTGGGATGATGTTGGTTCTTGGTCAGCTGTATATAGGTTGAATGAGAGAGATGGAAATGGTAATACTATTGAGGGAAATGTGATAACTTACAATGTTAAGGATTCCTTGATAATTGGCGAAACAACAGGGGTGATTGCTGTGAGTTGTCTTGAGGATGTTATTGTGGTCAAAGATGGTGATAATGTTTTGATTACAAAAAAGTCTGAGGATCAGTCAATAAGAGAGCTTGTTAGGCTTATGAAGAGTCAGGATAAATATGCGAAATATTTATGA
- the ruvC gene encoding crossover junction endodeoxyribonuclease RuvC, whose protein sequence is MRFLGIDPGYSLLGFGIVDEESETFSLVKAGVIDTSSQQDFNQKLVIIYSSLSSLISEYKPDMVCVEEIFFGKNVKTGMKVAQMVGVVKLAVLQKNITLVGITPSEVKRLIVGSKGKHPKVQIQNLVRMLLRLNEIPKPDDCADAIAVAIAGASKARVCRVLPKQL, encoded by the coding sequence ATGAGATTTCTTGGAATAGATCCAGGATATTCACTTCTAGGTTTTGGGATAGTTGATGAGGAAAGTGAAACATTTAGCCTTGTCAAAGCTGGAGTTATAGATACGAGTTCACAGCAAGATTTCAATCAAAAATTGGTTATTATCTACTCTTCACTATCTTCTCTAATTTCGGAGTACAAACCTGACATGGTATGTGTGGAGGAAATTTTCTTTGGCAAAAATGTGAAAACTGGAATGAAGGTTGCCCAGATGGTCGGAGTAGTCAAGCTTGCAGTTTTGCAAAAAAATATTACACTGGTTGGTATAACTCCTTCAGAAGTTAAAAGGTTGATAGTAGGCTCGAAAGGGAAACACCCTAAGGTTCAAATTCAAAATCTTGTGAGGATGTTACTGAGACTTAATGAGATACCAAAGCCTGATGATTGTGCAGATGCAATAGCTGTTGCGATTGCTGGCGCTTCTAAAGCAAGGGTGTGTAGGGTTTTGCCAAAGCAACTCTAG
- the lpxC gene encoding UDP-3-O-acyl-N-acetylglucosamine deacetylase → MFRENITFQKTLKKPISFEGIGLHKGEYSLIHLLPSDENTGIMFEFDNKVFPVSPKNVCDTLQNITLCFNSYKIMTVEHLFSVFVGLGIDNVVIKVVSGSEIPILEGSAQVFVEKVLEVGTVQQSARRNYLFLGKEYSFYKNEDQYIIARPSDRLVIDYEVEFEVIGKESIRIEINEENYVKEISRARTFGFLEDAEKLKKAGLALGASMENVHVYSRAERKSLNGDRYHNENVRHKVLDLLGAIALTNPRVVGEFIARKSGHYIDCKLIMNIVEGESKEEGKIV, encoded by the coding sequence ATGTTTAGAGAAAATATAACCTTCCAAAAAACACTCAAGAAACCCATCTCCTTTGAAGGAATAGGATTGCACAAAGGAGAGTATTCTCTAATTCATCTTCTACCATCGGATGAAAACACTGGAATAATGTTTGAGTTTGATAATAAAGTTTTCCCAGTAAGTCCAAAGAATGTTTGTGATACCTTACAAAACATAACACTCTGTTTTAATAGTTACAAAATAATGACAGTAGAACATCTATTCTCAGTATTCGTTGGACTAGGAATTGACAACGTTGTTATTAAAGTAGTGAGTGGAAGCGAAATTCCTATTCTTGAAGGAAGTGCACAAGTTTTTGTAGAGAAAGTTCTAGAGGTTGGAACAGTTCAACAGAGTGCTAGGAGGAACTACCTGTTTTTAGGTAAAGAATACTCGTTTTACAAAAACGAAGATCAATACATCATTGCAAGACCGAGTGATAGGTTAGTAATAGACTATGAGGTAGAGTTTGAGGTAATTGGTAAAGAAAGCATAAGGATTGAGATCAACGAGGAGAACTACGTGAAAGAGATAAGTAGGGCAAGAACCTTTGGGTTTCTTGAGGATGCTGAAAAACTTAAGAAAGCAGGACTAGCCTTAGGAGCAAGTATGGAGAACGTCCATGTTTACAGCAGAGCTGAAAGAAAATCTCTCAATGGTGATAGGTATCATAACGAGAATGTAAGACATAAGGTGCTGGACCTACTGGGAGCAATAGCACTCACCAATCCCAGAGTAGTTGGAGAGTTCATAGCAAGGAAAAGTGGACACTACATTGACTGCAAACTCATAATGAACATAGTTGAAGGTGAGAGTAAAGAAGAGGGGAAAATTGTCTAG
- a CDS encoding 5-(carboxyamino)imidazole ribonucleotide synthase, with the protein MNSQRVSSLMDLRIGILGGGQLAKMMAQEARKMGLEVVVLDPTPHSPASMVANQIVGDFRNSEYVKKLAEVSDVITYDIESVDTSYLREIKYKVFPSPEILDIIQDKLLQKRFLKQHGIPTPEFREIGGVGEIDVFPCVQKARRGGYDGRGTFVIRSRDDLERAITSPSYIEEFIDIAKELAVMVARNRYGEIAVFPVVEMVFDPRGNILDFLIAPARVETSVVDEVKRLAVKTVEALGGVGVFGIEFFLSRDDRVLVNEIAPRPHNSGHYTIEACATSQFEQHIRAILGLPLGATDLLVSAVMVNLLGSDGYYGKAVYEGVEEVLRIPGVYLHIYGKRETFPRRKMGHVTVIDRDLELALEKAKLVKEKLKVKGERYEGGDNNGK; encoded by the coding sequence ATGAATTCTCAAAGGGTTTCAAGTTTGATGGATCTGAGGATAGGTATACTTGGTGGTGGACAGCTTGCGAAGATGATGGCTCAGGAAGCTAGGAAGATGGGACTGGAGGTTGTTGTTCTAGATCCTACTCCCCACTCTCCGGCGTCAATGGTTGCAAATCAGATAGTAGGAGACTTCAGGAATTCCGAGTATGTGAAAAAGCTAGCAGAAGTATCTGATGTTATTACCTACGATATAGAAAGTGTGGATACTTCTTATCTTCGGGAGATAAAATACAAAGTTTTTCCTTCTCCTGAAATTTTAGATATTATTCAGGATAAGCTTTTGCAGAAAAGGTTTCTGAAACAGCATGGTATTCCGACACCTGAGTTTAGAGAGATAGGTGGGGTTGGTGAGATAGATGTATTTCCGTGTGTTCAGAAGGCAAGGAGAGGGGGTTACGACGGAAGAGGAACTTTTGTTATAAGAAGTAGAGATGATTTGGAGAGAGCAATAACATCTCCATCTTATATTGAGGAATTTATTGATATTGCTAAAGAACTTGCTGTGATGGTAGCAAGGAATAGGTATGGAGAGATTGCGGTTTTCCCAGTTGTTGAGATGGTGTTTGATCCTAGGGGGAATATTCTTGATTTTCTTATTGCTCCTGCGAGGGTGGAAACTAGTGTAGTTGACGAGGTGAAGAGGCTTGCGGTAAAAACTGTTGAGGCGTTAGGTGGTGTGGGAGTGTTTGGGATAGAATTTTTCCTCTCAAGGGATGATAGGGTTTTAGTAAATGAGATAGCTCCGAGGCCACATAACTCAGGTCATTACACAATAGAGGCTTGTGCTACTAGTCAATTTGAACAGCATATCAGAGCAATTTTAGGACTTCCTTTGGGGGCAACGGATCTTTTGGTTTCAGCTGTTATGGTCAACCTATTGGGTAGTGATGGATACTATGGGAAAGCAGTGTATGAGGGAGTGGAAGAAGTGCTAAGGATACCCGGTGTTTATTTGCACATCTATGGTAAGAGAGAAACCTTTCCTCGTAGGAAGATGGGGCATGTTACAGTGATTGACAGAGATCTTGAGTTAGCCTTAGAGAAGGCTAAGCTTGTGAAAGAAAAACTAAAAGTTAAGGGAGAGAGGTATGAAGGTGGGGATAATAATGGGAAGTGA